A single window of Pseudanabaenaceae cyanobacterium SKYG29 DNA harbors:
- a CDS encoding alanine--glyoxylate aminotransferase family protein, translating into MQDKLMLMIPGPTPVPERVLLALAKHPIGHRSSEFSQIFADVTDKLKWLHQTQNDVLILTASGTGAMEAAIINFLSKGDRVLVGENGKFGQRWAEVCEAYGLTTERITAEWGKPLDPEVFREKLEADKDKTIKAVIITHSETSTGVLNDLETINRHVKAHGEALIIVDAVTSLGATNLPMDEWGIDVIGSGSQKAYMIPPGLGFVAVSERAWQAYKRADLPRYYLDLGKARKDAQKNTTPFTASVNMIVALRESLTMMQEEGLENIFARHSRHRAAVRSAVRALGLPLFTSDDCASPAITAVAPVNVEAEKVRSLMKKHFQIALAGGQDHLNGKIFRIGHLGYVSDRDILSAISALEATLQMLGVEITPGAGVNAAIQAIRG; encoded by the coding sequence ATGCAGGACAAGTTGATGTTGATGATTCCAGGGCCCACTCCCGTTCCTGAACGCGTATTGCTAGCTCTGGCAAAACACCCGATCGGTCATCGTTCCAGTGAATTCAGCCAGATTTTTGCCGATGTCACAGACAAGCTCAAGTGGCTACACCAGACCCAAAACGATGTCTTGATCCTCACTGCTAGTGGCACGGGGGCGATGGAAGCAGCCATTATCAACTTTCTCTCCAAGGGCGATCGGGTTTTGGTGGGGGAAAACGGCAAATTTGGGCAACGGTGGGCAGAGGTGTGCGAGGCTTATGGTCTCACCACAGAACGCATCACAGCAGAATGGGGTAAGCCCCTTGACCCCGAGGTGTTCCGCGAGAAGTTGGAGGCAGACAAAGACAAGACCATCAAGGCGGTGATCATCACCCACAGTGAGACTTCTACGGGGGTACTTAACGACCTAGAAACCATCAATCGTCACGTCAAAGCCCACGGGGAAGCTCTGATTATTGTCGATGCGGTCACTAGCCTGGGGGCAACCAACTTGCCTATGGATGAGTGGGGTATCGATGTGATCGGGTCGGGGTCACAAAAAGCTTATATGATTCCCCCTGGGTTGGGGTTTGTGGCAGTGTCAGAGAGGGCATGGCAGGCTTACAAACGGGCTGACCTACCCCGCTACTACCTGGACTTGGGCAAAGCTCGCAAGGATGCGCAGAAGAACACCACTCCCTTTACAGCCTCTGTCAACATGATCGTGGCTCTGCGAGAGAGTTTGACTATGATGCAGGAAGAGGGACTGGAAAACATCTTTGCTCGCCACAGTCGGCATCGGGCAGCGGTGAGGAGTGCAGTTAGAGCGCTGGGGTTGCCTCTTTTCACCAGTGATGACTGTGCTAGTCCTGCCATTACTGCTGTAGCTCCCGTCAACGTGGAGGCGGAGAAGGTGCGCTCCCTGATGAAGAAACATTTCCAGATTGCTCTGGCGGGGGGTCAAGACCATCTCAACGGCAAGATATTCCGCATTGGGCATTTGGGCTATGTCAGCGATCGGGATATTCTCAGTGCCATTAGTGCGCTGGAAGCGACTTTGCAGATGCTAGGGGTAGAAATCACGCCAGGAGCGGGGGTAAACGCAGCTATCCAAGCCATTAGGGGTTAG
- a CDS encoding DUF3531 family protein, with translation MRVEFRECDWFNLWIWIEFQDYLTEREKQIIDEVFSSWFLLGKLGGFNAANLQVLEAGVDVSHLDYDSDSLQGEMMAVMHNISDVEYEGNWARCWVDLGTADAIALDTLLNTLYRLSEEYVPIVKVYIGGEQEHWPIDRRYD, from the coding sequence ATGCGGGTGGAATTTCGGGAGTGCGACTGGTTCAACCTGTGGATTTGGATTGAGTTTCAGGACTATCTCACAGAGAGGGAAAAGCAAATTATAGATGAGGTGTTTTCTTCCTGGTTTTTGCTAGGGAAGTTGGGAGGGTTCAATGCGGCTAACCTCCAGGTGCTAGAAGCAGGGGTGGATGTCAGTCATCTGGACTATGACTCCGATAGTTTGCAGGGGGAAATGATGGCGGTCATGCACAATATCAGTGATGTGGAATACGAGGGCAATTGGGCGCGCTGTTGGGTGGATTTGGGGACGGCTGATGCCATCGCTTTAGACACCTTGCTCAATACTCTCTACCGCCTCAGTGAGGAATATGTCCCTATTGTGAAGGTCTACATTGGTGGAGAGCAGGAACACTGGCCCATCGATCGGCGCTATGACTAG
- the trpE gene encoding anthranilate synthase component I: protein MDAYQQFLALTDRGNFIPVFREFVADLDTPVGAWYRVCQGSAYNFLLESVEGGERIGRYSLLGCDPLWRLANYGDRTVQVYRDGSKRELQGNPFHHLAACLADIHPVHLLQLPPSIAGVVGFWGYELIKWIEPRVPIHPPCGLPDGLWMQFDRLLVFDQVKRKIWVIVYADTRETAPAIAYDRALERLEETIAKLHQPLTDRYDLVLTPDAPAIAYESNFTETAFTAAVEKAKEYIRRGDIFQVVLSQRLSTPFSGDPFRLYRALRLINPSPYMAYLQFGDWQLIGSSPEVMVKVENTSQENCKKVALVRPIAGTRKRGATPEEDQALAQELLQDPKEIAEHVMLVDLGRNDLGRVCRAGTVKVNEMMTIERYSHVMHIVSNVVGEVLPSKTAWDVLQATFPAGTVSGAPKIRAMEIIYELEPDRRGPYAGAYGYYDFRGQLNVAITIRSLIVHQGRVSVQAGAGIVADSQPHLEYQETLNKARGMLEAIRQISSAV from the coding sequence ATGGATGCTTACCAACAGTTTCTTGCCTTGACCGATCGGGGTAATTTTATTCCTGTATTTCGGGAATTCGTGGCGGATTTGGATACACCTGTGGGGGCATGGTATCGAGTCTGTCAAGGCTCAGCCTACAACTTTTTGTTGGAATCGGTGGAGGGCGGGGAGAGAATAGGGCGTTACAGTCTGCTGGGTTGTGACCCCCTGTGGCGGTTGGCAAACTACGGCGATCGGACAGTCCAGGTTTACCGCGATGGCTCCAAGAGAGAGTTACAGGGTAATCCTTTCCACCACTTGGCAGCGTGTTTAGCTGATATTCATCCTGTCCATTTGCTGCAGTTGCCCCCTAGTATCGCTGGTGTGGTGGGGTTCTGGGGCTATGAGTTGATTAAATGGATAGAACCCCGTGTGCCCATTCATCCCCCTTGCGGTCTCCCCGATGGCTTGTGGATGCAATTCGATCGGTTACTGGTTTTTGATCAGGTCAAGCGCAAGATTTGGGTGATTGTCTATGCTGATACCAGGGAAACCGCACCTGCCATAGCCTACGATCGTGCCCTGGAGCGCCTAGAGGAGACTATAGCCAAGCTACATCAGCCCCTAACCGATCGGTATGACCTAGTTTTAACCCCTGATGCGCCTGCCATCGCTTACGAAAGCAACTTCACGGAAACGGCATTTACTGCAGCTGTAGAAAAGGCTAAGGAGTACATTCGCCGTGGTGACATCTTCCAAGTGGTACTTTCCCAGAGACTGTCCACTCCCTTTAGCGGCGATCCCTTCCGCCTCTATCGTGCCCTGCGTTTAATCAACCCTTCCCCCTACATGGCCTATCTGCAATTTGGTGATTGGCAGTTGATTGGTTCCAGTCCCGAAGTGATGGTCAAGGTGGAAAATACCAGTCAAGAGAACTGTAAAAAGGTGGCGTTAGTCAGACCGATCGCTGGTACGCGCAAACGGGGAGCCACTCCCGAAGAAGACCAGGCGTTAGCGCAAGAGTTGCTGCAGGACCCCAAAGAAATTGCTGAACATGTGATGTTGGTGGACTTGGGACGGAATGACCTGGGTAGGGTGTGTCGTGCGGGCACGGTGAAGGTGAACGAAATGATGACGATCGAGCGTTATTCCCATGTCATGCACATTGTCAGCAATGTTGTCGGCGAAGTGCTGCCCAGCAAGACTGCTTGGGATGTATTGCAAGCGACTTTTCCTGCTGGTACTGTCAGCGGTGCACCTAAAATTAGAGCCATGGAGATCATCTACGAACTAGAACCCGATCGGCGTGGTCCCTACGCAGGTGCCTACGGCTATTACGATTTTCGGGGACAGTTGAATGTAGCCATCACCATTCGCAGTTTGATCGTGCACCAAGGACGAGTAAGTGTCCAGGCAGGAGCAGGTATAGTGGCAGATTCCCAACCCCATTTGGAATACCAGGAGACCCTCAACAAAGCGCGGGGGATGTTGGAAGCAATTCGGCAAATTAGTTCTGCAGTGTGA
- a CDS encoding ABC transporter permease, whose product MHIGESIKMAWQTLSANRLRSFLTMLGIVIGNASVIAMIGVGEGGKRYAAGQFQSLGTNVLFVITGSDSTRRNILNPPPRLVLSDAEAIAQQVPTVKAVAPEVRGTERATFNDRFRTTPLIGTTPEYSQVRDVDTYMGRFFNHQDLQRRARVVTLGCDTAKLFFGSLPSTVPGKETECKKDSPNPVQFLINPIGQHIRIRGTAYEVIGIMESKGAFLGFNQDDTILLPLTTMVSRLGGRNTSPYGIAIQVINISAKDDRSVSAAKFQVENLLKLRHQTDDTFTIRTQKDAIEIVGNVTTALTAMLAAIAGISLLVGGIGIMNIMLVSVAERTQEIGLRKAIGASQRDILTQFLIEAVILGTIGGILGTSLGIGGIILVAALTPLETTISVGAIWLAVGVSSAIGLFFGVFPARQAARLDPIVALRSNV is encoded by the coding sequence ATGCACATTGGCGAAAGTATCAAAATGGCGTGGCAGACTCTCAGTGCCAACCGCTTGCGCAGTTTCCTCACCATGCTGGGGATAGTGATTGGCAACGCTTCGGTGATTGCCATGATCGGTGTGGGGGAAGGGGGTAAACGCTATGCTGCTGGTCAGTTCCAGTCCCTAGGCACCAATGTTCTGTTCGTCATCACGGGTAGTGACAGCACCCGCCGCAACATCCTCAATCCTCCCCCCCGCCTCGTGCTCTCTGATGCGGAAGCCATTGCGCAACAAGTCCCCACGGTCAAAGCTGTTGCCCCCGAAGTCAGAGGGACGGAACGCGCTACTTTTAACGATCGTTTCCGCACTACGCCTTTGATTGGCACTACTCCTGAATACAGCCAGGTGCGGGATGTGGACACCTACATGGGCAGATTTTTTAACCACCAGGATTTGCAGCGCCGCGCCCGTGTGGTCACCCTTGGTTGTGATACAGCTAAATTATTCTTTGGCAGCTTGCCTTCTACTGTGCCTGGCAAGGAAACGGAATGTAAAAAGGACTCTCCTAACCCTGTCCAGTTCCTAATCAACCCCATTGGTCAACATATCCGCATTCGGGGTACAGCCTATGAGGTAATCGGCATTATGGAATCCAAGGGGGCGTTCCTGGGTTTCAACCAAGATGACACCATTTTGTTGCCCTTGACGACGATGGTCAGTCGTTTAGGTGGTCGTAATACTTCTCCCTACGGCATTGCCATTCAGGTCATCAACATCTCTGCCAAAGACGATCGCAGTGTCAGTGCTGCCAAATTCCAGGTAGAAAATCTGTTGAAACTCCGCCATCAAACAGACGACACCTTTACCATCCGCACCCAGAAAGACGCAATCGAAATTGTGGGCAATGTCACCACGGCTCTGACGGCAATGTTGGCAGCGATCGCTGGTATTTCCCTGTTGGTGGGGGGCATTGGCATCATGAACATTATGTTGGTATCTGTGGCTGAACGAACGCAGGAGATAGGACTGAGAAAAGCGATCGGAGCCTCCCAAAGAGACATCCTCACCCAGTTTTTAATTGAAGCAGTAATCCTAGGCACGATCGGGGGCATTTTAGGTACCAGTTTAGGCATTGGCGGTATTATTCTAGTGGCTGCCCTTACACCTCTAGAAACCACAATTTCCGTGGGAGCAATTTGGTTAGCGGTGGGAGTTTCCAGTGCCATTGGACTGTTCTTCGGCGTATTTCCCGCCCGCCAAGCAGCCAGACTTGACCCGATCGTAGCCCTGCGCAGTAATGTCTAG
- a CDS encoding TldD/PmbA family protein — translation MVQAILSQLLDRVRPLVQEAEAFYLTNEDTPIEFENNRLKSLQTKASQGIALRVRVNDRVGFASTTDVNRLEELIDAAIQTAEIGEEATFSFASDNSSYDDLHASTFQPPSFDKLVGVGEKLIEGLRSYNSEIMVSADFHIRSVHKALATTGGTFSQQQRQVVSCTLGGNLVQGEDFLQIYDYEVVREGEPDYDAILERVIQKYRWAEQITTIESGAMPVLFTPRAVASVIGGLFNTVLSGQSVAQKASPLADKVGEKLFDQRLTVYEDPTIGVSACPVDDEGTPTQKKTFIDRGVVQGFYWDRKWAAKMGRSSTGNGFRSGLSRPTPATCNLCFVAGDVPYTDLRRKMAKGLIVEQVLGAGQSNQLAGEFSVNLALGYKVVDGEIVGRVKNTMVASSIFEAFNQMIDMSSERELVGGNSLIPAILFDRIGVASKG, via the coding sequence ATGGTGCAGGCAATTCTTTCCCAATTACTCGATCGGGTACGTCCTTTAGTACAAGAGGCAGAGGCATTTTACTTGACTAATGAAGACACACCCATTGAATTTGAGAATAACCGTCTCAAAAGCCTACAAACTAAAGCCAGCCAGGGAATTGCTCTGAGGGTGAGGGTAAACGATCGGGTTGGTTTTGCCAGCACTACAGATGTCAATCGTTTGGAAGAATTGATCGATGCTGCCATCCAGACGGCGGAGATTGGGGAAGAAGCCACTTTTAGCTTTGCCAGTGATAACTCTTCCTATGATGACTTACACGCCTCTACATTTCAGCCCCCCTCTTTTGATAAGTTGGTAGGTGTGGGGGAAAAGTTGATTGAAGGGTTACGCTCCTATAACTCAGAAATTATGGTCAGCGCCGACTTTCATATCCGTTCTGTGCACAAGGCTTTGGCAACTACAGGGGGGACATTCAGCCAGCAGCAACGGCAGGTAGTTAGTTGTACCCTAGGGGGCAATTTGGTACAAGGGGAGGATTTCCTGCAGATTTATGACTACGAAGTGGTGCGGGAAGGTGAGCCTGACTACGATGCCATTCTGGAGCGAGTTATCCAAAAGTACCGCTGGGCAGAGCAAATTACCACCATCGAAAGTGGCGCTATGCCTGTGCTGTTTACTCCCCGCGCGGTGGCGAGTGTAATCGGCGGCTTGTTTAATACAGTCCTCTCGGGGCAGTCGGTGGCGCAGAAGGCTTCCCCTCTCGCGGATAAGGTGGGGGAGAAGTTATTCGATCAGCGTTTGACGGTCTACGAAGACCCCACGATCGGTGTCAGTGCCTGTCCTGTAGATGATGAGGGTACGCCGACGCAAAAGAAGACATTTATTGACCGCGGTGTGGTGCAGGGTTTTTACTGGGATAGGAAATGGGCAGCCAAAATGGGAAGAAGTTCTACGGGCAATGGTTTTCGGTCAGGCTTGAGTCGCCCTACTCCCGCCACTTGCAATTTGTGCTTTGTTGCAGGGGATGTTCCCTATACAGATTTGCGGAGAAAGATGGCCAAGGGTCTAATTGTCGAGCAGGTACTGGGAGCAGGACAGTCCAATCAATTGGCAGGGGAATTTTCTGTCAACTTGGCTTTGGGCTACAAAGTGGTAGACGGAGAAATTGTGGGGCGGGTCAAAAATACAATGGTGGCTAGTAGTATCTTTGAAGCCTTCAACCAAATGATTGATATGAGTAGCGAGCGGGAGTTAGTAGGGGGAAATAGCCTTATTCCTGCCATTTTGTTCGATCGGATAGGGGTAGCATCTAAGGGCTAG
- a CDS encoding universal stress protein, translating into MYKKILAAIENNPRGDQVFARALELAELNKSELRLLHVLSPEEEYGPVFHGISTLDYYPALYDDLMQKYRKEWEQMLESTRSRLDNLTNQARARGVPTEYSQNYGSPGRTICEVAEEWQADLIVMGHRGLKGITELIQGSASNYVLHNSKCSVLVVKIPHLMAEQS; encoded by the coding sequence ATGTACAAAAAAATTTTAGCAGCGATCGAGAATAACCCCAGAGGGGATCAAGTATTTGCCCGTGCTTTGGAACTGGCGGAGTTGAACAAAAGTGAGTTGCGTTTGCTCCATGTCCTCTCTCCTGAAGAAGAATATGGTCCTGTCTTTCATGGCATTTCCACCCTTGATTATTACCCCGCTTTGTATGATGACCTGATGCAAAAGTACCGCAAAGAATGGGAACAAATGTTAGAATCTACCCGCAGTCGTTTGGATAATCTGACCAACCAGGCTAGGGCAAGGGGCGTACCCACAGAATACAGCCAAAACTACGGCAGTCCAGGGCGGACAATTTGTGAAGTAGCAGAGGAGTGGCAGGCAGATTTAATTGTTATGGGACATCGAGGCTTGAAGGGAATTACTGAACTGATTCAGGGCAGTGCTAGCAACTACGTTCTTCACAACTCCAAGTGTTCGGTGCTGGTGGTAAAAATTCCCCACCTCATGGCAGAGCAAAGTTAG